The nucleotide window TACTTTACCTACCGGGACCGTCAACGCCGCATCACCAAAATAGCCGTCAAGCTTGGCCCCGACATCCAAACTGATAATATCGCCTTCAACTAAAATGATATCTTTACCGGGGATACCATGGACAATAACTTCATTAACCGAGGCGCATAAACTTGCCGGAAATCCGGCATAACCTTTAAAAGCGGGAACCCCACCACGTTTTTTGATCAGCTTCTCAGCAATCTGATCAAGCTCAAAGGTAGAGATTCCTGGTTTTACTACTTCCTGAAGATGTTTCAGTACTTCTGCAACAATCTGATTTGCCGCCCTGATCTTTTCTACTTCGCGCTTTGAACGTAAGGTTATCATTACTTCACAGCATTCATTATCGAAGCAAAGATATCATCAACACTGCCGGTACCGGGAATGGGACGGACTTTACCTTTAGCACTGTAGAACTCAATGAGTGGTGCAGTCTGGCGATGGTAGTTAACCAAACGTTCGGTAATGGCCTCTTCCTTGTCATCATCCCGGTGATAAAGCTTGCCGCCGCAAAGATCACAAATCCCTTCCTGCTTCGGCTTATTGAACAAAATATGATAACTGGCACCACAGGAACACATGCGACGCCCGGTCAACCTCTCAAGCAAAGCACTATCCGGAACTTCTATGCTGATCACATGATCAATATCCTGATTCATGCCTTTCAGCATTTCATCCAGCGCTTCCGCCTGGGCTACCGTCCGGGGGAAACCATCAAGGATATATCCCTTGGCACAATCACCTTCTTTAATCCGATCACGGATAATGCCGATAACTACTTCATCGGGAACTAACCCTCCGGCATCCATGTATTTCTTGGCTTCAATGCCCATGGCGGTACCGTCTTTAACCGCAGCCCGAAGGATGTCTCCGGTGGAAATCTGGGGAATCCCCAGCTTGTCTACCATTTTTTTGGCCTGGGTTCCTTTACCGGCCCCTGGTGGTCCCAACAATATCAAATTCATTCTCATCCTCCTTATGGCAAAAAAAACAGGTAATTCATCAACCGGAGAAATTGCCGCAACATCCTTCTC belongs to Pseudomonadota bacterium and includes:
- a CDS encoding adenylate kinase; amino-acid sequence: MNLILLGPPGAGKGTQAKKMVDKLGIPQISTGDILRAAVKDGTAMGIEAKKYMDAGGLVPDEVVIGIIRDRIKEGDCAKGYILDGFPRTVAQAEALDEMLKGMNQDIDHVISIEVPDSALLERLTGRRMCSCGASYHILFNKPKQEGICDLCGGKLYHRDDDKEEAITERLVNYHRQTAPLIEFYSAKGKVRPIPGTGSVDDIFASIMNAVK